DNA from Peromyscus leucopus breed LL Stock chromosome 3, UCI_PerLeu_2.1, whole genome shotgun sequence:
acagaacttgctatgtagaccaggctggccttcagctctcagtgtcttcctgtctcctggagctgagatcacaggcatgtgtcactacgcCTGTGGAGACCTGGACTTTAAAAGAGTGGTGCTGTAGTTATGAGAGAGACTGAAGGATACAAGCTTTCCTGGCCACCTAAAATCATGTTAAACATGCAGGCTTTCTGATATTTTAGAATCATGTGGTGGTTAGTTTTGATTGTCatggatgatttaaaaaaaaccccacgggctggagagatggctcagccgttaaaggctaggctcacaaccaaaaaaatataaaaaaaaaaaaacccacaaccttAAGTATTGTCAACTCAAGTCTTTAAAACCATATCACACGTCATGTACTATAGTGATCACATTAACATTAGtcccatagttttttttttttttttttttttttttttttttttttttttttttttttttttttattttggacttGTTAAGGATAAATGGCTTTTGTGAAGGGTCTGGGGTACCTAATTATCATTTAGAACttgtgttactctcattggtttttccatttcctccctgcAGGTATGTTGGTGGCTACCTCAAAGGATTCTATAAAGCATTTATCACAGTGTCTCCACCCCAGTGTCTTAGGTCAGGGCCAGACAGCAAGCATCCAGAAGCTTCTGTAAGCTCAGGGGCATGCTAGTAGTTGTTCAGTAACTGGCTCTATGGAGAAGAGGATAAAAAATTATCATGTTTGTCTATTTCTGCGTATgaatgtcttagtttgggtttccattactgtgaagagataccatgacaactcttataaaggaaaaacatttaattgggggtgggttacattttcagaggttcagcctattgtcatcatggcggggagcatggcagtatgtaggcagacatagtgctggctaCATCGTGAtatgaaggcaacaggaagtggactgagtcACTGGTTTGGCTCAAGcacatataagacctcaaagcccgtctccacagtgacacacttcccccaacaagaccacacctgctccaataaggccacacttcttaaaagtgccactccctttggaggacattttctttcaaatgaccacattccactccctggcccccaaaggcttatagccatatcataatgcaaaatgcatttagtccaacttcaaaagttcccatagtctatcacagtcaacaatgttcaaaagtccaaagttcaaagtctcttttaagattcatgcaatctcttaactgtattcccttataaaattaaaataaaaaagtagatcacatacttccagcatataatggcacaggatatacattaccattccaaaatgtagggaagggagcatagtgaggaaatactggaccaaagaaagactgaaaaccagctgggcaaactccaaactctgcatctccgtgtctgatgtcaaagcgctCTTCCCATCTCCaattccattcagctttgttgactgcagcacacgtctctctcttgggctggttccactccctgttagcagctctcctcagctggtatcccatgactctggcatctctaacatcttggggtctccaaggcaatccagacttcaacttcacagcttcacacaatggccttttAGGCCtgcattcagggacacccctgatatatgcctggcctcagcagctttattCCATAATTCCTTCCTTCTATCCTTAACTTTAAATCCAGAGCCACGGCCAAAGCTgctaagttctgctgcttgctggggctggaacatgtcCTCgttattcaattacatcttcatcaactttctgtttttgatggttacTTTCATCActtaagcttggctgtcctggaatttgctctgtagaccaggttgacctcaaactcagagatccaccagcctctgccttccaagtgctaggactaaaggcatatgccaccactgccagggtGGTGACTGTGATTTTTAAACAGCTCGCCATGttgcatatttctttttaaatatataacatttttatatattttttgagaatttcatacatgcaaacaatgtattttgatcatatttgacCCCAGCTCCCCTGTCCAACTCCTGTCAATCTCCCCCTTCACCCCTGCCTTTCAAAatcatgtttttgtgtgttttggttgagatggggtcttactatgtagccctggctggcctggaactcaataaaTAGACCAGACCACCCCCAGATTTGCGGAGTTTGAAGTGCAGACTAGAAGCACTCTGCCTtagagtgccgggattaaaggggtgtaccaccatgcctggcctgtttttggttttgtttctaatAACTCAccgagtccaatttgtgttgcccatagaTGCATGGCTGTGGGACCATCCAGTGGAGCACAGTCGTATCCCCAAAGACAACTGACTGCCTCCCTAGCAGCCATCAGCTGTCAGTAGCTCCCAGCTAGGGACGGACGTATCACAAATTCCAGAGTTCACGTTGAGGAGATGTTACCTGTGGGTAGGCAGGAGGCTCTGGGGATAACTTGGTACTTCTGCTTTTGGACGAGGAATCCAGAAAGGCCCCCAAGTACAGCTGTGTGGCCCTCTGGATTCAGGTCAAACCCCTTGTCTCCGTGCATGAAGCTCATCCAGGTGGATGAAGCGCCTGAGGTGGCCACCGTTCCCAACTGTGTGACTGAGGGGAAAGCTTCGGCTCCTCTCACTTGTGAAACCGACTAGTAAGTAGTATCATCTGCTCCAAGGGTTACACATAGGCCATCCTTGACCACAGGACGTATTGACTGGGTGTGATGTTAATGTTGTCATGGCCCCGCTGTAATAGAATTGCCACTGCTACCTAAAGTGACCTTAGGTGCTGAAGTCTGTATTACCATTCTGTAGAAAACATTCTAAATTAAGTAAAAAACTAGCATTTTGAAAATCCCAAGCTAagattggattttattttttttttaagtttttggttttggagacagaatctcactatgtcaTCCAGGTTGTCTTCAaagaaatcttcctgcttcagcctcccacgTGTTGGGTTACAGGCACGCACTTCCACTCCCagatcacatttttaaataaatctcaaatatAAGAATGGTAgctgggtggtgcacacctttaatcccagctctcgggaggcagaggcaggtggatctctgtgagttcgatgccagcctagtctatagagcaacttccaggacagccagggctagctcttacacagagaaaccctgcctcagaaaaaaaacaaaacaaaacaacaacaacaaaagaatggtTTCTTAAGCAGTGAGAATGCTAATGAATATTTGTAATAAAGCTTGTGGCTATTTCAGGAGGAAAGAAGTCAATTGTTagggatgtttgtgtgtgtgtatggcgtgtgtgtgtgtgtgtgtgtgtgtgtgtgtgtgtgtgtgtgtgtgttacacatgcatgtgtgtgtgcggaggccagaggtggatatGGTGTCTTTCTCTGGTCTGCCTTAcctcttgagacaggctctcccactGAAGCAGAGCGTGCAGAGTTGGCTCGTCCAGCCAGCCACCTTGTCCTGGGAACCCCGTCTcggtctcccgagtgctggcattatagccAGGCTTCCGTGCCcaccagcttttatgtgggttctggaggtcCAAGACCCCTGCTGGATATTTGTGTGgtgagcactttacccactgagcgtTCTCCTAGTTCCCCTTCCCGGAGTTTTAAACCTCCTAGGTGTGCTGTTGCATGGTGTAGAGACTAACTGACTGTAGAAACATGGATGAGCTCAGTGGGATCGGCCTCCACAGGACGCAGCCTCCATCGTGGGTGCCCCTCGGggcttttgcttgttttcttttgacagagcctcactgtgcagctctggctggccctgcactcatagagatccacttgcctctgcttccctagtgctgagattaaaagtgtgtgtcatcaCAGCCAAGAATCCCTCTCTTCTTTGTGGTTCTTCCCTTCATCTCATTAGCTTCCAGTCTTTCACCCATCCAcctgtccgtccatccgtccactCATGCAGCCAtctatccatccttccttctatccgttcttccatccatccatccttccttccttccacccttccatccacccatccgtccatccacccacccacccttccttccttccatttatcctcccttccatccatccttccatccatccacctacccttccttcctttcttccttccttccatttatcCTTTCCATTCTTCCATCCACTACATATGAGTTTCAAAAagttaatggtgtaacttacacaAACATGGTGAACGTGAAAGAAAGATTTGTTCACTTACTATTGAAGGAGACGTCCAGATAAGGGTGCTTCTAAGAGCATTTGAAGGAATGCAGATTTagaggaatttaaaaaaatgtcagcaTTAAAACAGTGTCAACTGGTTAGACACAGAACTGGTTAATGTCCTATAAGGCAGCAAGTGCCTAACCTTTGGGATTATTTGTTCAGCTAGACAGGAATATGTAAGTTAACATGTAACTTCACAGTGTATCTGACACTTCTAAAATTACTATGTATAGGAGACTCTAGGCATAGTTACTAATTAAACAGCCCTTTTATTTCAGAACCATTCCCTGAAAGGCATTTATTTCCACACGAGCAGAAGCCTTTGAGAACTTTTACTCTGGGACTCCAGAATGAAAAGGAGCAGGCTTTCCCCTGCTTTGGGTTAGACCCGTCTGAGGACCTAAgctgtccttcctctgccttAGTGCCTTAGACTGCCTTGAACCGGTTTTACCGCCCTCTCTTTCAGCAGTCacctttttctctatttctatggTCACCAGTGTCTCAGCTCCCTGAGGACACAGTGATCTGTTCGCTGACACTGAATTCTCCTAGCAGAGCCATGGGTGGGAGGAGTTTATTTAAGTTCTCTGTCCTTATGGATCCAATTTAGTTAATATTTAACAAGCAATTATTAATGCAAAGTACTTCAGTTAGACTCTGTGGGGCATGGAGAAAGGAATAATACCTCCTCCAGAACCCATAATTCAGTGGGGAAGACAGAAACGTGGAAAGCCTTCCGAAGTTGTTTCTTCATCGTGACTGAACATTAGGGCCACCTGGGGAACTCTGAAACACCCTGATGCCTTCTACATTCCAGACTCATTAAATCcgaatcccagggctgggggacGGGACCAAATCAGTCTGTTTTAGAGGTTTCTGGGAGATTCTGGTGTACTGCTAAGCTAGAGTAAAACAAACTGGGAAAACTCCGTGCAGCATTAAGTGCTGAATCAACAGGGCACCCCAGCCATTCTGGACAGGCTAACCTACTATCCAGTTACGCTTCAGCCCACGAGTGCAGAAAATACAGCCTTTGTTGTAAGCGTGGGGAAGTCTCAGGTCAGTTTGATTGCAAAGCACCCGCCACACATGCTCACtgggggctggaggatggctcagtcagtcgggtacttgccatgcaagcaccAGGACCGGACTTGGTCTCCAAAACCCACTTGAAGAGCTGGGCACTGCCGAATGGTCCTGCTACTCTGGTGCAGAGCGGAGACATGAGGACCTCAGGAGGAGCTGGCTAGCCAGTCCGAGGCCTATGTCAAAAACTACGGTGGAGGCctaaagaggtggctcagtggttaagagcatctgttgCTCATGCAGATACCccagctttggttcccagcacatgcATTGTGGTTtataactgcctgtgactccagttccagggcatctgacgccttcttctgattgctgaagacaccaggcttgcacacagtgcacatgcatgcaagtaGGAAAAcggctcatacacataaatctaaagaaaatttaaaacaatgtgtGGATATTACAACTTACCCATACCCACATTTGTTCTAAAGTGTAACACAGAGGAGAGTGAGTGAGGAAGACACACCAGTGTCCACACACAGGCAAATGagcatcacacagacacacacacaaagaaaaacacctTAGGAGGTATGCCTTGAAGGAGGCTGTGTCTCTAAGGAAAAAGGGGCCTCAAAGATCAACCCAGAAGGCTACCCTCTGGATTTCTCTTCTGTGCTACTTTACCgggatttttttctcccttatcTTTCTGAggatccctccctcctcctccctccctttcctcccttccccctccttccctccctccctccctccctcccttcctttctttcctccttttcccttttttgagacagggtctctacatcaccctggctgtcctggaacgcagaGAGTTCTCCACACCCAGCTCAGTAGTTAGGTTTTCTTACCAGTGCACAAGTTCTAATCACTGACAAACGGCCTCTGTCAGTGTCAAATACAGTGGATAGATAGTCTTTCTGCCACTCTTGGGTAATACACACAGAGGACTCTAAGTTGGCCTACCACAGAGGTACCTGCACATCTGTGTTTACTGCAGCCAAGATGTGGAACCAGTCAATAGATGAATAGagaaaatgtgacacacacacacacacacacacacacacatacacacacacacacgagcgcaGTGGAGTCCTGTCCATCCATAAAGAATGCAATTATATCATTTACAGGAAAGTGGATGGAAGCGGAGATCTTAGTAACAGAAcaactcagacacagacagacaagtaTCACATGTTTTCACCCATCTCTGGATCGTAGATTTtgaatagatacataaaatcattaatatatacatatgtgtgtaggtgtgtacatgtgtatgagagagagacatgaCAGAGACGCAAGATTgtctgggagaagaaagagactagcaagagggagaaagggatgtTTTGGAGAGTGAACGTGGTCAAGCCCCTGACTCGCTTGAATGAAACGCCTTTATGAAACCCAGTACTATACAGTGAATATTCTAAGAAGGATTGTCTTGTCAGTAGCCAGCTTACACGACAGCGTTTTAACAGGAGGCTTTGTTCTTCTTGTCTTATCTAGACCTAAGAGGAAAAGAGTGACTATGGTTTTTGCTCACAGAATGGATAACGACCAGCCGCCTGTGGTTACTGCTACCTTGCTGGTGCCCCTTCAGAACCACAGCTGCGCGGAAGCAGCCGAGGCCCTGCTGCCCCATGGCCTGATGGAATTCCATGAGGAACACAGCTGGATGAGCAACAGGACAGACCTTCAGTATGGACTGAGCCCTGGAGAGGTGGCcacagccagcattttctttgGTGCTCTGTGGTTGTTCTCTATCTTTGGCAATTCCCTGGTGTGCCTGGTCATCCACAGGAGCCGGAGGACTCAGTCCACCACCAACTACTTTGTGGTCTCCATGGCGTGTGCCGACCTCCTCATCAGCGTGGCCAGCACCCCGTTTGTTGTGCTGCAGATCACCACTGGAAGGTGGACCCTCGGGGGCGCCATGTGCAAGGTAGTGCGCTACTTCCAGTATCTCACGCCCGGCGTCCAGATCTACGTGCTCCTCTCCATCTGCATAGACCGCTTCTACACCATCGTCTACCCGCTGAGTTTCAAGGTGTCCAGAGAAAAAGCCAAGAAGATGATCGCAgcctcctggatcctggatgcagCCTTTGTGACGCCTGTCTTCTTCTTCTATGGTTCCGGCTGGGACGGCCATTGTAactacttcctccctccctcctgggagGGAACTGCCTATGCGGTCATCCACTTCTTGGTGGGCTTTGTGATTCCCTCTGTCCTCATAATCTTATTTTACCAGAAGGTCGTGAAGTATATCTGGAGGATAGGCACTGATGGGCGGACCCTGAGGAGGACGATGAACATTGTCCCCAGGACAAAGGTGAAAACCGTCAAGATGTTTCTCCTCTTGAACGTGGTCTTTCTATTCTCCTGGCTGCCTTTCCATGTGGCTCAGCTCTGGCACCCCCATGAGCAAGACTACAAAAAGAGCTCCCTTGTCTTCACAGCGGTCACGTGGGTATCCTTTAGCTCTTCAGCCTCGAAACCCACTCTCTACTCGATTTATAATGCCAATTTTCGGAGAGGAATGAAAGAGACTTTCTGCATGTCCTCCATGAAATGTTACCGCAGCAACGCTTACACCATCACCACCAGTTCAAGGATGGCCAAAAGAAACTATGTGGGCATTTCGGAAATCCCTCCTGTGAGCAGGACGATGACCAAAGACTCCATCTATGACTCATTTGACCGAGAAGCCAGGGAAAAGAAGCTTGCCTGGCCCATCAATTCAAACCCACCAAACACTTTTGTCTAATTTCTAAGAATTATTTCACTGTCACGTGCAGAGATTAAAAGGCTTTAACTATGAGAGGGGAGTGATTTCCTTAGTTTTCACTTACCTGTCTGTCTGTAAAGTGCGCCCACTGTTGATTATGGTCTCTGGGGACTTTGTTCTAGCCGCTTTTGTTGGTCAGTAGCGCTCCCACCATTAGATGCCCATGAAAAGTtctttcctgggctggagagatggctcagagatggttaagagcactggttggtcttccaaggacccaagttcaaaccccagcacccacaccacacaGCAGTTCACAGCCACCTTTAGTTCCTGCTTCAGGGGATTCAGTaatctctcctggcctctcaggaCACTACACACTTGTGGTGCGTAGACATTTGTaaaggcaaaacacctgtacacataaaattgaaagaacaaaacaaaagcttgttTGTTCGTTGGTCTGCAAGTTTCCTGAATGGGGACAATGGCGCAGAGGGTAAGGGCATTTCCTCCAAGTCTGACAGCTCGGGTCCAGTCCCTGAACccccacggtggaaggagagggccagctcctccaagttgtcttctggtttccacacaaGTATTGTGGCGTGCATGCGCttgttgtgtgtgcacacactcacactagaTAAATGTAAacgaaaaattaaaaacactttttGCTCTATCATCAGGTCAGTATACACATGCTTCTATTTTTGGTTCTgtcttgctttattttgtttttcttgtctcttctctACTGAAATTTTATAACTGGCCGACTGTTTCACTGAAATCCCGTAAGTGATGTATTTCAAGAACTTATGTCTCTCCAGCTCAGCAACACAGTGTGTATTTGCATGTTACCTCCTGAAGGGGGGCAGGGCACTGGCCATTGACCATCCACCAGAGCCTAATGGAACTGCCGGCAGGCCTCCTGTGATGGGTTTAATCATTATTTGAGAGAGAATGGGTAGAGTCATCTACATTCCttgccttttcttgttttcatccTTCCTTAGTCCAAGCAGCTGGGGAAGCCttgaaaattcattattttatttattggtggtggtggggttcacttggagaggccagaggaggagtcagttctcaccttccactgtGTAGGTTCTGGAGCTTGAACTTAGGTCATTAGGCTTGACAATAGGCACCTCCCACTGAGCCTTCCTGCTGGTCTAAGCCTTGAAATCGTGTGCTGTTTCCCTCGAACCTGTGACCCACCCACACAGTTCCTAGGACCCATATCTCCCTTCTCTAAGTCATACACAGGCAAAGGAGCAGGCGACCTTGCCAGGCTTGTCAAAAACAGGAATTGCTCTGCAGTTCGCCACGAGACCTTCAAATGCCTGGCCCTACTGTGACCACCAGGACACAAAGGGCAAGATTTGGCTGATTTTTCTCCTATAAATTCTGACAGAAACCTTCCATTGTAATTGCAATTAAGGAAATAAACTTTTACTTACGTGTCTGTggaggtgcccacagaggccagaagatggcctTGGATTCGGTGGGGTTAGAAttataggctgttgtgagccacccaacacaGGTGCCGGGGGCCAAATTggggtccactgcaagagcagtatgtgctcctaACTGATGAGCCATGCCTCTAGCCCCGTGAGGTTCATCTCCAGTCAGATatggttctcttctctctctctagatGGAACCATGATTCGCCTTCCAAACTCAAACTCTCCTTTCCTGTGTGACTTAGGATTTGACTCCTTTGTTCCCAGGTGTACATTATTAGAAATCTAGCACTAGtacatttagaattttttttttaaagatttgtttatttattatgcatacagtgctctgcctgcatgaaTCCCTGCAGGCcgcaagagggcaccagatctcattacagatggttggttgtgagccaccatgtggttgctgggaattgaactcaggacctttggaagagcagacagtgctcttaacctctgagctatctctccagcccctggaagttttttttttttaatagatggaTATAGCACACACTCATAATTCTAACCCTCTGGAGATGGGAGCAGGAGAAttggagttcaagttcatccttgactacacatatgagaccttgtctcaaaggcaGTACAACACAagagaaaaggaatttattttaatgaaataaggGCTTACAGACAAGCCTGGTTTGCATTTTCATGGGCTAGTTAACATGAGCTGCATGCAATAACTCATTGTTTAGCAATCTGCTTGTATTAGCTCATCCTCTCAACAACTCCatgatgtttttatgttttttgtttgtgttctttgaCATTGGGTGTcattttatagcccaggctggctgcataCTCAAGGcaatcttgcctcagcctcctcacctGTGATGAGTTCATAATCGCC
Protein-coding regions in this window:
- the Gpr19 gene encoding probable G-protein coupled receptor 19 isoform X1, whose protein sequence is MVFAHRMDNDQPPVVTATLLVPLQNHSCAEAAEALLPHGLMEFHEEHSWMSNRTDLQYGLSPGEVATASIFFGALWLFSIFGNSLVCLVIHRSRRTQSTTNYFVVSMACADLLISVASTPFVVLQITTGRWTLGGAMCKVVRYFQYLTPGVQIYVLLSICIDRFYTIVYPLSFKVSREKAKKMIAASWILDAAFVTPVFFFYGSGWDGHCNYFLPPSWEGTAYAVIHFLVGFVIPSVLIILFYQKVVKYIWRIGTDGRTLRRTMNIVPRTKVKTVKMFLLLNVVFLFSWLPFHVAQLWHPHEQDYKKSSLVFTAVTWVSFSSSASKPTLYSIYNANFRRGMKETFCMSSMKCYRSNAYTITTSSRMAKRNYVGISEIPPVSRTMTKDSIYDSFDREAREKKLAWPINSNPPNTFV
- the Gpr19 gene encoding probable G-protein coupled receptor 19 isoform X2, whose translation is MDNDQPPVVTATLLVPLQNHSCAEAAEALLPHGLMEFHEEHSWMSNRTDLQYGLSPGEVATASIFFGALWLFSIFGNSLVCLVIHRSRRTQSTTNYFVVSMACADLLISVASTPFVVLQITTGRWTLGGAMCKVVRYFQYLTPGVQIYVLLSICIDRFYTIVYPLSFKVSREKAKKMIAASWILDAAFVTPVFFFYGSGWDGHCNYFLPPSWEGTAYAVIHFLVGFVIPSVLIILFYQKVVKYIWRIGTDGRTLRRTMNIVPRTKVKTVKMFLLLNVVFLFSWLPFHVAQLWHPHEQDYKKSSLVFTAVTWVSFSSSASKPTLYSIYNANFRRGMKETFCMSSMKCYRSNAYTITTSSRMAKRNYVGISEIPPVSRTMTKDSIYDSFDREAREKKLAWPINSNPPNTFV